TTTCGGTACTGCTCCTCGAGGCGCAGTACGACGGGGATGTCGCGGTCGCCCTCCCAGAACGTGGTGACAGGCAGACCGCTGAAACCGCCCGCCATCTGGAGAGCGAGCATGGAATTGCTGAAACCCAGGCGGTTGGCGACCTCTTCGTTCACGCGCAGGGAGAGCTCCGGCGCATCTTCGTGGAAGTCGTCGAAGACATATTCGGCGCCCGCCGTGCGGCGCAGGATCGCCTCAGCCTGATCGCCGATTTCGCGCAGGCGGCGGAGGTCGTCTTCGCCATCCAGCGTGGAGACAATGCGCACTTCGACCGGCGCCTTCATGACCGTGCCCTGTTCGAGCTCGCGCACGATGGCAAGCGCCTCCGGCGCGACGGCCTGCAGCTCGCGGCGCAGGCGGAACACAAGCGGAGGCGTATCTTCCGCGCTCCGGGTGTTGACCACGATCTGGGCATAATTTCGGGCGGGGAATTCTGGGTCGACGTTGTAATAGAAGCGCGGAGCGGAGTCGCCGACAAAAGACGCGAAACTCGTGACGAGCGGCTCCTTGCGGAGATGCTGTTCGATGCGGCGAACGGCGGCGTCGGTCTTTTCGAGGCGCGTCCCTTCAGGAAGCCAGAGATGGATGACGAACTGGTTGCGCTCGGCGGTGGGGAAGAAGCGCTCGGGCACGACAGTGCGCAGGAGCACGATTCCCAGAAGGAAGACGGCGGCGCCGCCGGCGAGGGTGAGGGCCTTGTTGCGCATGGCGGCGTGGATGACGCGGTTGTAGCTGGACTGCATGAAGTCGATGGCGTTGAAGCGCTTCCTGCGCGGTTCGGCCTCGGGCGGATGGAGTCCGCGGCGGATGAAGAACCGGCAGAGCCACGGCGTGACCAGCATGGCCACGGCGTAGGAGCAGGAGAGAGCGACGGCGACGGCGACCGGCAGCGCCTGGATGAATTCGCCCACCGCTCCGCTGATGATGAGCATCGGCAGGAACGCGGCGATGATGGTGAGCGTGGCGGTGAGCACGGGCAGCCAGAGTTCAGTGGCGCAGCGCCATGCGGCTTCCATCCGGGGGGTGCCGCGGTCGAGGTGCTCGACGTAGTTGTCGGCGATGACGATGGCGTCGTCGACCACCATGCCGAGCACGACGATCAGAGCGGAAATGGAAACCTGGTGCAGTTCGACGCCGATCGCGTGCAGCAGGGCGAACGTGGCGGCGACGGTGACGGGAATGGCAAGGCTGGCGATGAGCGCCACGCGCAGGGGCAGCAGGATGATGGTGACGAGGATGACGGCGCTGATGGCGATGCCGAACTCGCGGATGAAGTGCGTGATGCGGCGCTCGACGACGGCGGGCTGATCGGCGAGGATGTCGATGCGGAGGTCGGGAGGCAGCGTGGCGCGCACCTCGGCGAGCTTTTCACGCAGGGCGCGGCCGAACTCGACGATGTTGTAGCCCTCCTGCATTTCGACGCTGACCAGGACGGCGGGCTCGCCGTTGAAACGGCACAGCGAGCGGGGCTCGCCTTCGACGCGCTCGACGCGGGCCAGATCGCCGAGATAGACGGGCTGGCCGGTTGGCGAGACGTCGATCATGACGCGCCGGATCTCGTCCACGTCCTGGAAAAGGCCGGACGCGCGCATGGGCTGCGCCGCCGCGCCGGTCTTCAGCTCGCCGCCGTACTGGACCACGTTGCGGCCGCGGAGGGCCTGGATCACCTTCATCGGCGAGAGCGCATACTGGGACACGCGCTCCATGGACGAGGTGATGCGGATCTCTTCCTTCTGCTCGCCGATGCGCTTCAGCTTGGCCACGGCGCGCAGGGTGCGGAATTCGTCTTCGAGCCGTTCGGCGTACTCTTTCAGATCCGTGTAGCTGTAACGGCTGCCGTGCACGGCCACCAGCAGCGCGACCGTGTCGCCGAAATCGTCGCGCACAACAGGGCCCTGCACGCCCTCCGGCAGTTCCGTGAGCTTGAGCTCGATCAACGCATGGCGGAGCTTCGACCAGAAGACGTCGGGCTGTTTGACATGGTCTTCGAGTTCGACATGGATGACGCAGAGGTCGCTGCGGCTGGTGGACCAGGTCTTCGCCTTGCGGACTTCCTCGAAACGGAAGAGCCGGTCTTCGATCTTGCGCGTGACCTGCTTTTCGACCTGCTCGGCGGTGGCGCCCGGGTACATGGCGATGACGAGGCCTGTGCGGATGGTGATCTTCGGGTCTTCGCGCCGCGGCATGGTGAGCAGCGACGTGATGCCGGTGGCGAGGACGGCGGCCGTGAGAAGCAGCGTGACCTGCGGGTACCGGAGGGCGGACTTGACGGGGTTCATCGCAGCACCTCCGCCTGGACGCGCATGCCGTCTTTGACCTTGTGCTGGCCGCCCACAACGACCAGGTCGCCATCGCCAAGCCCCTCCGCGATCTCGACCTCGCGGCCAGCCCCGCGGCCGGTGCGGACGCGCCGCGCATGAACGCGTCCGCTCTGGGGCGAGTAGACGTAGACGTGCGTGGCGCCCTGCGGATCGCGCCAGACGGCTTCCGCGGGAACGGTGCGCACCGGGACGCGCGAGTCGGTCTCAATCTCGGCTTCGGCGATCATGCCGGCGCGCAGTTCCAGCGCGGGGTTCGGCGCCAGCAGCCGCACCGGGAAGGTCCGCGACTGCGGCTCCGCAGCGAAGCCGACAAGTTCGACTTTTGCGGGGAATTCGCGCCCGCCGAGAGAAGGAATGCGGACGCGCGCGGTCTGCCCGATCCTGACCTTCCCGATTTCCGCTTCAGGCACGCCGGCGCGGACGCGCGCCGGGTGGAGCTGCATCAGCGCCACAACGGGCATCCCGGCAGCGATCATCTCGCCCGTGTCGGCCAGGCGGCGGGCCACGACGCCAGAAATGGGCGCGCGGAGCTGCGTGTCCTCGACGCGCTTGCGATTGAGCCGGGCGTTGGCTTCGGCCTGTCGGGCCTTGGCCTCGGCGGCCTCGCGGTCTTCGCGGCGCGCGCCTTCCAGGGCTTCCTCGTACCGCTGCTTCGC
This DNA window, taken from Bryobacteraceae bacterium, encodes the following:
- a CDS encoding resistance-nodulation-cell division efflux membrane fusion protein, with translation MLNSGRWAVAVLILSFAACGKRTAQAPEPVAAVQVREAAKLERAEVIRVGGNVEAYESSEVGFQVAGRIRRVLVEEGQVVRQGQLLAELDPTDYSLGAEIAEGEAAAARAMAEKARAGARRQELEQARAAYEQAEDEYRRMKILFERKSLAPNDFRKIETHWQVAKQRYEEALEGARREDREAAEAKARQAEANARLNRKRVEDTQLRAPISGVVARRLADTGEMIAAGMPVVALMQLHPARVRAGVPEAEIGKVRIGQTARVRIPSLGGREFPAKVELVGFAAEPQSRTFPVRLLAPNPALELRAGMIAEAEIETDSRVPVRTVPAEAVWRDPQGATHVYVYSPQSGRVHARRVRTGRGAGREVEIAEGLGDGDLVVVGGQHKVKDGMRVQAEVLR